Proteins encoded together in one Pseudomonas sp. ADAK13 window:
- a CDS encoding phage major tail tube protein encodes MFTNRVRQAIAATLQGLPLSATVNSFTPPKIDFDMEPMTGGRFIAEEMAKSAKVLNATLELQGAGPEVMLALGVRLGDDILLNVREAGQDQDGKTYFTYHTIGGKLKTLTEAPVKMGDKPTITLEFSCRTYNRLENGIPVIDIDVRTQKFVLNGVDILGDARRAVLMP; translated from the coding sequence ATGTTTACCAACCGTGTAAGACAGGCCATTGCGGCCACCCTCCAAGGCTTGCCGCTGTCGGCTACCGTCAATTCCTTCACCCCGCCGAAGATTGACTTCGATATGGAGCCCATGACCGGCGGGCGCTTCATCGCCGAGGAAATGGCCAAGAGCGCCAAAGTGCTCAACGCCACACTGGAGCTGCAAGGCGCGGGTCCGGAAGTCATGCTTGCCCTGGGCGTGCGCCTGGGCGACGACATTTTGCTCAACGTGCGCGAAGCCGGTCAGGACCAGGACGGCAAGACTTACTTCACCTACCACACCATCGGCGGCAAGCTGAAGACTCTGACCGAGGCACCGGTGAAGATGGGCGATAAACCCACCATCACCCTGGAGTTCTCCTGCCGCACCTACAACCGCCTGGAAAACGGCATCCCGGTAATCGACATCGACGTACGCACCCAGAAGTTCGTGCTCAACGGCGTCGACATCCTCGGCGATGCCCGCCGCGCGGTGCTGATGCCGTAA